The Thalassotalea sp. 273M-4 genome includes a region encoding these proteins:
- a CDS encoding OprO/OprP family phosphate-selective porin: MWNKKQLLITSAILSSAISLPATASDVSAEFDKGYFKFASADGNFKWKFDGRIMLDAKNISEHEGENLISTNADFRRARLAIKTQFYKDWAGEFDIDFKNNKTKVKDMWVSYDPFENATIKIGNHKPFFSIAEVTTSRWYPLMETSSISDFSAPGRRVGVSFDYWDPRYFVGVSIFGEETKMNDEKDDLVDDEIADAIAGAAEDGDDWDDVIADIEDNIADWEKASVASERTGYSARALYRPIINEDASRFFHVGASVLKTTPFAVDLDYVKMKGEVHDIAFLYQKLKPWKGLHVDDIQTTSLEIAARYDKFYFQSEYINNDFSFKGENSGVDYKVDGYYAELSYFLLGDGRPYNLSDGEFGPVIPSAQNGDLEFIVRYDTMDANNSDTYLDNKGKTKDLMSGKLTNWTFGVNWYVNTNIIIRLNHSIVETDENADIADADVNITAGRLEFLF, from the coding sequence ATGTGGAATAAAAAACAGCTACTAATAACCAGTGCTATTTTGTCCTCAGCAATTTCTTTACCTGCAACAGCAAGTGATGTAAGCGCTGAATTTGATAAAGGGTACTTTAAATTTGCTAGCGCAGACGGAAACTTTAAGTGGAAGTTTGATGGGCGTATCATGCTTGATGCCAAAAACATTTCTGAGCATGAAGGTGAAAACCTGATCAGTACTAATGCTGATTTTCGTCGCGCCCGCTTGGCAATTAAAACTCAGTTCTATAAAGATTGGGCTGGCGAATTTGATATTGACTTTAAAAACAATAAAACCAAAGTCAAAGACATGTGGGTGTCATATGATCCATTTGAAAATGCCACCATTAAAATAGGTAATCACAAGCCATTTTTTAGTATTGCTGAAGTGACTACTTCCCGCTGGTATCCTCTTATGGAAACTTCGTCTATCTCTGATTTTTCTGCACCTGGTCGCCGAGTAGGTGTGAGTTTTGATTACTGGGATCCTCGCTACTTTGTTGGCGTAAGCATTTTTGGTGAAGAAACCAAAATGAATGATGAAAAAGATGACTTGGTTGACGATGAAATTGCCGATGCAATTGCTGGGGCCGCCGAAGATGGTGATGACTGGGATGATGTTATCGCGGATATTGAAGATAATATTGCAGACTGGGAAAAAGCATCAGTTGCTTCAGAGCGAACTGGTTATTCAGCACGAGCGTTATATCGCCCTATTATCAATGAAGATGCATCTCGCTTTTTCCATGTAGGTGCAAGCGTTTTAAAAACAACACCTTTTGCAGTCGATCTAGATTATGTGAAGATGAAAGGTGAAGTTCATGATATCGCATTTTTATATCAGAAATTAAAACCTTGGAAAGGTCTGCATGTTGATGATATTCAAACGACATCGTTAGAAATTGCAGCACGCTATGATAAGTTTTATTTCCAAAGTGAATATATAAACAATGACTTTTCATTTAAAGGCGAAAATTCAGGCGTTGATTATAAAGTAGATGGTTATTATGCTGAACTTTCATACTTCTTATTGGGCGACGGTCGTCCATATAACTTAAGTGATGGTGAGTTTGGCCCGGTGATCCCAAGCGCTCAAAATGGCGATCTTGAGTTTATTGTGCGCTACGATACGATGGATGCTAACAACAGCGATACTTACCTTGATAACAAAGGTAAAACCAAAGATCTTATGAGTGGTAAATTAACCAACTGGACATTTGGTGTTAACTGGTACGTCAATACCAATATTATCATTCGTTTAAATCATTCTATTGTTGAAACGGATGAAAACGCTGATATTGCCGATGCTGATGTAAATATTACCGCTGGGCGTTTAGAATTCTTATTCTGA
- a CDS encoding cytochrome c oxidase subunit 2A, which produces MDMTKSQISGLVLVFLALAILAFWFGVFNLFMNYS; this is translated from the coding sequence ATGGATATGACAAAGTCTCAAATTTCAGGCCTTGTGCTGGTTTTTTTAGCATTGGCTATTTTAGCTTTTTGGTTTGGTGTCTTTAATTTGTTTATGAATTACTCGTAG
- a CDS encoding NHL repeat-containing protein, with the protein MKDLNFNKVNLSNSLPPLFKWMLRISFALLISGCDGAKEMQLTPITVIESSDPALVNIDSIAISDNKIYVSDFHDIKVFNNQGNLLQVIGSAGDNDGQFRGEVIGLAINSRNELLAVDMDAARIQVFNLDGKFIRSFGVKGDKNGQFLQPQGLTVDQYDLIYVSDKQRSDIQVFSPLGEYLYTIGQKGSGQQDLSEPESMAIRNNKIYIADENNHRIQVYDLRGHYIETLPQNKILLTKTQEASIDDIIFTTGINKRFNRRPAGDIEGLAFDNDNTLYFIIEDLGKIARLKDGSIISSFTSSLQLISPDGIAFSSDHKILYVVDQGNNRILAFDVSSID; encoded by the coding sequence ATGAAAGATCTTAATTTTAATAAAGTAAATCTAAGTAACTCACTTCCACCGTTATTCAAATGGATGTTGAGAATTTCTTTTGCCTTGTTGATTTCAGGTTGTGACGGCGCAAAAGAAATGCAACTCACCCCTATAACAGTTATCGAATCATCTGATCCCGCTTTAGTTAACATAGACTCCATCGCAATCAGTGATAATAAAATCTATGTTTCGGACTTTCATGACATAAAAGTATTTAACAACCAAGGAAATCTTCTTCAGGTTATCGGCTCTGCAGGTGACAATGACGGGCAATTTAGAGGCGAAGTGATTGGCTTAGCGATTAATTCGAGAAATGAATTATTGGCTGTTGATATGGACGCAGCGCGTATTCAAGTGTTTAATTTAGATGGTAAATTTATCCGAAGCTTTGGTGTAAAAGGTGATAAAAATGGGCAGTTTTTACAACCTCAAGGGCTAACGGTAGATCAATATGATCTCATTTATGTATCTGATAAACAGCGTAGTGATATTCAAGTTTTTTCCCCTCTGGGCGAGTATCTTTATACCATTGGACAAAAAGGCAGTGGTCAACAAGATTTGTCTGAGCCAGAATCTATGGCGATTCGAAATAATAAAATTTATATTGCTGATGAAAATAATCACCGCATACAAGTCTATGATTTAAGAGGTCATTATATCGAAACCTTGCCACAAAATAAGATTTTATTAACCAAAACGCAAGAAGCCAGCATCGACGATATTATCTTTACCACTGGGATTAATAAGCGATTTAATCGACGCCCTGCCGGTGATATTGAAGGATTAGCATTTGATAATGACAATACATTGTATTTTATAATTGAAGATTTAGGTAAAATTGCCCGACTTAAAGATGGTAGTATAATATCCAGTTTTACCTCTTCGTTACAACTTATTAGTCCTGACGGGATTGCTTTTAGCTCCGATCATAAAATACTTTATGTTGTGGACCAAGGTAACAATAGAATATTAGCATTTGATGTATCATCAATCGATTAA
- the glyA gene encoding serine hydroxymethyltransferase, giving the protein MLTRDMNIADFDPELWQAMTDEVVRQEEHIELIASENYTSPRVLEAQGSQLTNKYAEGYPGKRYYGGCEFVDKAEALAIDRACELFGATYANVQPHAGSQANSAVFQALVTPGAKVLGMSLAHGGHLTHGSHVNFSGKLYDAIQYGLDPVTGDIDYAEVERLAVEHKPEMIVAGFSAFSGIVDWARFREIADKVGAYLMVDMAHVAGLVAAGLYPNPLPHAHVVTTTTHKTLAGPRGGLILSACEDETIEKKLNSAVFPGGQGGPLMHVIAAKAVAFKEALEPEFKEYQQAVLDNAKTMVSVLQERGYKVVSNGTENHLLLLDLIDKDITGKDADAALGRAHITVNKNSVPNDPRSPFVTSGLRLGTPAITRRGFGAEETTLLTGWICDILDDINNEDVITRVQSQVKELCARFPVYA; this is encoded by the coding sequence ATGCTTACACGTGATATGAACATTGCTGATTTTGACCCTGAATTATGGCAAGCAATGACGGATGAAGTGGTTCGTCAAGAAGAGCATATCGAACTTATCGCTTCTGAAAACTACACCAGCCCACGCGTTTTAGAAGCGCAAGGTTCACAGTTAACCAACAAATACGCAGAAGGTTACCCTGGAAAGCGTTATTATGGTGGTTGTGAGTTTGTTGATAAAGCAGAAGCTTTAGCGATTGACCGTGCATGTGAATTATTTGGCGCAACTTATGCTAATGTTCAACCACACGCAGGCTCTCAAGCAAACTCAGCGGTATTTCAAGCATTAGTAACACCAGGGGCAAAAGTATTGGGGATGAGCTTGGCGCATGGTGGTCATTTGACTCACGGCTCACATGTAAACTTCTCTGGTAAGCTTTATGATGCGATTCAATACGGCCTAGACCCTGTAACCGGCGATATCGATTACGCTGAAGTTGAGCGTTTAGCCGTTGAACATAAACCTGAAATGATTGTGGCTGGTTTCTCAGCGTTTTCTGGTATTGTTGACTGGGCTCGTTTTCGCGAAATCGCCGATAAAGTAGGCGCCTACTTAATGGTTGATATGGCACACGTTGCTGGCCTAGTTGCCGCAGGTCTTTACCCGAACCCATTACCACACGCGCACGTTGTCACAACCACAACCCACAAAACATTGGCGGGCCCTCGTGGTGGTCTGATTCTTTCTGCTTGTGAAGATGAAACCATTGAGAAAAAATTAAACTCAGCGGTGTTTCCTGGTGGTCAAGGTGGTCCATTAATGCATGTGATCGCGGCTAAAGCGGTTGCCTTTAAAGAAGCCTTAGAACCAGAGTTTAAAGAGTACCAACAAGCGGTTCTTGATAATGCTAAGACCATGGTGTCTGTACTACAAGAACGTGGTTATAAGGTGGTATCAAACGGTACTGAAAACCACTTGTTATTACTTGATTTAATTGACAAAGATATTACAGGTAAAGATGCCGATGCCGCGCTTGGTCGCGCCCACATTACGGTAAACAAAAACTCAGTGCCAAATGACCCGCGCTCACCGTTTGTGACTTCAGGTCTACGCCTTGGTACACCTGCGATTACCCGTCGCGGTTTTGGTGCAGAAGAAACCACCTTACTGACCGGTTGGATTTGTGATATTTTAGACGATATCAACAACGAAGACGTGATCACTCGTGTACAGTCACAAGTTAAAGAGCTATGTGCTCGTTTCCCTGTGTACGCGTAA
- the nrdR gene encoding transcriptional regulator NrdR, which yields MFCPFCAATETKVIDSRLISDGHQVRRRRECLDCRERFTTFETAELVMPRIIKRDGSREPFNEDKLRAGMLRSLEKRPVGIDQIELSITKLKSQLRATGEREVSSEFLGNIIMEQLKALDKVAYIRFASVYRSFEDIREFGEEIARLGSDDPSKKS from the coding sequence ATGTTTTGTCCTTTTTGCGCAGCGACCGAAACCAAAGTTATTGACTCCAGATTAATTTCTGATGGTCATCAGGTGCGTCGCCGAAGAGAGTGTTTAGATTGTCGAGAACGATTTACCACGTTTGAAACGGCCGAGTTAGTGATGCCAAGGATCATTAAACGCGATGGCTCACGAGAGCCTTTTAATGAAGATAAGCTTCGTGCAGGCATGTTGCGCTCGTTAGAAAAACGACCTGTAGGAATTGATCAGATTGAGCTTTCTATTACTAAGTTAAAATCACAATTACGGGCTACCGGTGAGCGTGAAGTAAGCAGTGAATTCCTTGGTAACATCATCATGGAGCAACTTAAAGCGCTTGATAAAGTCGCTTATATTCGTTTTGCCTCGGTGTATCGTTCATTTGAAGATATACGCGAGTTTGGCGAAGAAATCGCTCGTTTAGGTAGCGATGATCCGTCAAAGAAGTCTTAA
- a CDS encoding SLC13 family permease encodes MSLSKESEFDPLDMRHYRIEKLPTRDKSGFEKLLEKVGLPLAFTAFILIVFIIDVPYLTNIDPSLLGNKALSQLNTLGAAEFSRINIAMLAIFVAAIILWITEAIPNYLTSLLVIISIVLTGVTSERDAYAQMGHPVMWLNILSFILASMLVKTAVAKRFALWFVVRFGHNAASVFFSFMFINIILSMFISATTAKATILLPIFMVVAAVFGATGGDNKNNFGRNLVLQNLFQINIGAGMFITGSGANLLAGALIAGAIAEMNDFSFYTWMEAAFLLAFINMFIGWFVGTKLIFKIPKKESIPQIQGGLHRLKQELDGMGPIKFEEIKAIIIFVLVLTGWVLDTYHGISKTAVAFMGAVAALMPGIGIVKWNDVDIPWHLLLFSAGAYTLGAGFKSTDLPAITVDALFNFLGFSQTTPFWALYLILTGGMIFSALVFQSKTMRTLVFVPISIGVAQKFGYPILSLALPVALLIEHVYALPFNSKPAALLYVTNHYSWSDTFKFGLSMLVIGWLMIILWGETWLRYLGYTPNGVFGIF; translated from the coding sequence ATGAGCCTAAGTAAAGAATCCGAATTCGATCCGCTCGATATGCGACACTATCGTATTGAAAAATTACCCACCAGAGATAAAAGTGGATTTGAAAAGTTATTAGAAAAAGTTGGCCTGCCTTTGGCCTTCACTGCCTTCATCTTAATTGTCTTTATTATTGATGTGCCTTATTTGACAAATATTGATCCTAGCCTTCTTGGCAACAAAGCACTCTCACAATTAAATACATTAGGGGCCGCTGAATTTTCTCGAATTAACATAGCGATGCTTGCCATTTTCGTTGCTGCGATAATCTTGTGGATAACCGAAGCAATTCCAAATTATTTGACCTCTTTGTTAGTGATTATATCGATAGTACTGACAGGTGTAACCAGTGAACGAGATGCTTATGCCCAAATGGGGCACCCAGTTATGTGGCTAAATATCTTATCGTTTATATTAGCGAGCATGCTGGTTAAAACCGCTGTTGCAAAGCGTTTTGCGCTATGGTTTGTGGTCCGATTTGGACATAATGCCGCCAGTGTATTTTTTAGCTTTATGTTTATTAACATAATCTTGTCAATGTTTATTTCAGCGACAACAGCTAAAGCAACGATATTGTTGCCAATTTTTATGGTGGTCGCGGCTGTTTTTGGCGCGACAGGTGGTGATAATAAGAACAACTTTGGTCGAAACCTGGTTTTACAAAATTTGTTTCAAATAAACATTGGCGCAGGCATGTTTATTACGGGGTCAGGAGCAAACTTACTCGCAGGAGCTTTAATTGCGGGGGCGATTGCTGAAATGAATGATTTCTCCTTTTACACCTGGATGGAAGCGGCATTTTTATTAGCATTTATTAATATGTTTATTGGTTGGTTTGTGGGCACAAAACTCATTTTTAAAATTCCAAAAAAAGAGTCCATACCACAAATTCAAGGCGGATTGCACAGATTAAAACAAGAACTTGATGGCATGGGCCCAATCAAGTTTGAAGAAATTAAAGCCATCATCATCTTTGTTTTAGTTCTAACGGGTTGGGTTTTAGATACTTATCATGGTATTAGTAAAACAGCCGTTGCCTTTATGGGGGCTGTTGCTGCACTGATGCCAGGTATCGGCATCGTTAAGTGGAATGATGTTGACATCCCATGGCATCTACTTCTTTTCTCTGCGGGTGCATACACCTTAGGTGCGGGCTTTAAATCAACTGACCTTCCTGCGATAACTGTGGATGCTTTATTTAATTTTTTAGGGTTTTCACAAACCACTCCGTTTTGGGCTTTATACTTAATTTTAACCGGTGGCATGATTTTTAGTGCATTAGTGTTTCAATCAAAAACCATGCGCACCTTGGTTTTTGTGCCTATTTCAATTGGGGTTGCTCAAAAATTTGGTTACCCCATTTTAAGCTTAGCATTACCGGTCGCCTTGTTAATAGAGCATGTTTATGCATTGCCATTTAATAGTAAACCAGCAGCCTTATTGTATGTGACGAACCACTATTCTTGGTCAGATACGTTTAAGTTTGGCCTTAGCATGTTGGTTATTGGTTGGTTGATGATTATTCTTTGGGGGGAAACTTGGTTACGATATTTAGGTTACACCCCTAACGGTGTGTTTGGTATTTTTTAA
- a CDS encoding AMP-binding protein translates to MEKLWLEKSYPSDIPHEINADKYTSLAEIFQTYTTKHSSKVAYINMGQELTYRELHTQAMVFASYLQNELGLQKGDKFAIMIPNCLQYPIALFGALIAGLTVVNVNPLYTARELEHQLKDSEAKAIIIVENFASTLEKVIYRTPIKHTILTQLGDCLGPVKGTMVNLAVKYVKKMVPPFKMPKAKSFKRAMALGARSPFKHVDITGDDLAFLQYTGGTTGVAKGAMLSHRNMVANINQAKAMLTPIFIEGEELIVTALPLYHIFALTANCLMFLTLGAKNLLITNPRDMKGFVNELSKYPFTAMSGVNTLFNGLLNTPEFSRLDFSTLKLALGGGMSVHKSVADKWLQVTKTCLLEGYGLTETSPIVTVCPYYQDSYNGSIGMPVPSTEIKLIKDDGTECEVGEKGELWVKGPQVMQGYYKREEATAEVIKDGWLATGDIATMDEFGLFRIVDRKKDMINVSGFNVFPNEIEEVITQMNDVVEAAAIGVPHPVSGETIKVFVVVNNGVREKDIIAHCKQHLTNYKVPKLIEFRDELPKSNVGKILRKDLR, encoded by the coding sequence ATGGAAAAACTATGGTTAGAAAAGAGTTATCCGTCAGATATCCCGCATGAAATTAATGCTGACAAATACACATCTTTAGCCGAAATCTTTCAAACGTATACAACGAAGCACAGCTCAAAAGTCGCTTACATTAATATGGGGCAAGAGCTTACGTATCGTGAACTTCATACTCAAGCAATGGTTTTTGCCTCGTATCTGCAAAATGAGCTTGGATTACAAAAAGGCGATAAGTTCGCCATTATGATCCCTAATTGTTTGCAGTATCCGATTGCTTTATTTGGTGCTCTTATTGCCGGTCTAACCGTGGTGAATGTTAACCCGTTATATACTGCCAGAGAATTAGAACATCAATTAAAAGATTCTGAAGCAAAAGCCATTATTATTGTTGAAAATTTTGCTTCTACCTTAGAAAAAGTGATTTATCGGACCCCAATTAAACATACTATTTTAACTCAATTGGGCGATTGTTTAGGTCCTGTTAAAGGTACCATGGTGAATTTAGCGGTTAAATACGTTAAAAAAATGGTGCCACCATTTAAAATGCCAAAGGCGAAAAGCTTCAAGCGTGCAATGGCATTAGGGGCGAGAAGTCCGTTTAAACATGTTGATATTACAGGTGACGATTTAGCCTTTTTACAATATACCGGTGGTACCACTGGGGTTGCGAAGGGAGCGATGTTATCGCACCGTAATATGGTGGCCAACATCAACCAAGCCAAAGCCATGTTAACGCCAATTTTTATCGAGGGTGAAGAGTTAATTGTAACAGCACTGCCTCTGTATCATATCTTTGCTTTAACCGCTAACTGCTTAATGTTCTTAACCTTAGGGGCAAAAAACTTACTGATCACCAACCCTCGTGATATGAAAGGCTTTGTGAATGAGCTAAGTAAGTACCCATTTACCGCTATGAGTGGGGTAAATACCCTATTTAATGGTTTGTTAAATACCCCAGAGTTTTCTCGTTTAGACTTTAGCACCCTAAAACTGGCGCTAGGTGGTGGTATGTCGGTGCATAAATCTGTTGCCGATAAATGGCTACAAGTGACTAAAACGTGTTTGTTAGAAGGCTATGGTTTAACCGAAACATCACCTATTGTCACGGTCTGCCCGTATTACCAAGACTCATACAATGGCTCAATTGGTATGCCAGTACCATCAACCGAAATCAAACTAATTAAGGACGATGGTACTGAGTGTGAGGTTGGTGAAAAAGGTGAATTGTGGGTGAAAGGTCCGCAAGTTATGCAAGGCTATTATAAGCGCGAAGAAGCAACGGCCGAAGTTATCAAAGATGGTTGGCTTGCCACGGGTGATATTGCCACCATGGATGAATTTGGCTTGTTTAGAATTGTTGATCGTAAAAAAGATATGATCAATGTATCTGGGTTTAATGTGTTTCCGAATGAAATCGAAGAGGTTATTACCCAAATGAATGATGTCGTTGAAGCCGCTGCCATTGGGGTGCCACATCCTGTGTCGGGTGAAACCATTAAAGTCTTTGTGGTGGTCAATAACGGTGTTCGTGAAAAAGATATTATTGCGCATTGTAAGCAGCATTTAACCAACTACAAGGTACCAAAACTGATTGAGTTTAGGGATGAGCTGCCTAAATCAAATGTGGGCAAAATTTTGCGCAAAGATTTACGCTAA
- a CDS encoding inorganic phosphate transporter, which produces MELITIIFLSSGLLLGWSLGANDAANVFGTAVGTKMVRFTTAAWICAIMVTLGAVVSGAGASHTLGKLGSITALGGAFTVALSAAVTVYWMTKASLPVSTSQAIVGAIIGWNLFSNTPTDPSVLSKIVGTWFLCPILSAFVAVGLYRLVNYVLHHAKLGLFQLDNYTRIGLLLAGAFGSYSLGANNIANVMGVFVPQSPFESFYIFGIEFSSTAQLFLIGGIAIGVGVFTYSRRVMMTVGDGLMTLTPVLAWVVVMAHSIVLFLFASSGLKEVLDAAGLPSLPLVPVSSSQAVIGAVIGLGLYKKTPVKWGVAMRIVGGWFSTPIISMIVCGILLFFVKNLFQQQVV; this is translated from the coding sequence ATGGAACTTATAACCATAATATTTCTCTCCAGCGGGTTGCTTCTTGGTTGGTCTCTAGGTGCTAATGATGCGGCCAATGTTTTTGGTACGGCTGTTGGTACAAAAATGGTTCGCTTTACAACAGCAGCTTGGATATGCGCCATTATGGTGACTCTTGGTGCTGTGGTCAGCGGCGCAGGTGCGTCACATACACTTGGTAAGCTTGGCAGCATCACTGCATTAGGAGGGGCGTTTACCGTAGCTCTATCGGCGGCTGTTACTGTTTATTGGATGACTAAAGCTTCGCTACCTGTTTCTACTAGTCAAGCCATTGTCGGAGCGATTATAGGGTGGAATTTATTTTCTAATACCCCAACCGATCCCTCTGTGTTAAGTAAAATTGTTGGTACCTGGTTTTTGTGTCCAATTTTATCGGCTTTCGTTGCTGTAGGTTTGTATCGTTTAGTGAATTACGTTTTACATCATGCCAAATTAGGGTTGTTTCAGTTGGATAATTATACCCGTATTGGTTTGCTATTAGCGGGAGCTTTTGGCTCTTATAGTCTTGGCGCCAATAATATTGCCAACGTCATGGGGGTTTTTGTTCCCCAATCTCCATTTGAGTCTTTTTATATATTTGGGATTGAATTTTCAAGTACAGCGCAACTTTTTTTAATTGGGGGCATAGCTATAGGTGTGGGTGTTTTTACTTACTCAAGACGCGTGATGATGACTGTAGGCGACGGCTTAATGACGCTAACGCCTGTATTGGCATGGGTTGTGGTGATGGCACATTCTATTGTGTTATTTCTTTTTGCATCATCGGGACTAAAAGAAGTACTTGATGCTGCCGGTCTCCCTTCTTTGCCTCTGGTGCCGGTATCAAGTTCACAAGCAGTTATTGGTGCCGTTATTGGTTTAGGCTTATACAAGAAAACGCCTGTAAAATGGGGCGTGGCCATGCGTATTGTCGGTGGCTGGTTTTCGACCCCAATCATCTCAATGATAGTCTGTGGTATTTTACTATTCTTTGTTAAAAACCTCTTTCAACAACAGGTGGTTTAA
- a CDS encoding DUF47 domain-containing protein produces MFNFKKTFSLLSNSRKTDDKIHHYLDRVTKSQLIFNSLWDNFFQTGPRSKQSITTLYELTRNESEADYLRREIETLLFEKTLIPDARADVMELLELLDEIVNLHEAIGIHIKIEKPVFGDDTQEAMQELLKQVTNSVDNMVLCTRSFFSDLERVREYTKKTQYFESEADKACTALKMKIFDSDLSLEQKIQTRYFIDRIDDIANLAEDTVDKIFIYTLKRSI; encoded by the coding sequence ATGTTTAACTTTAAAAAGACTTTTTCCTTATTATCTAATAGCCGAAAAACGGATGATAAAATTCATCACTATCTTGATCGCGTAACCAAGAGCCAACTTATCTTTAATTCCTTATGGGATAACTTCTTTCAAACCGGTCCTCGTTCTAAACAATCGATAACAACCTTATATGAGTTGACGCGTAATGAAAGCGAAGCGGATTATTTACGCCGAGAAATTGAAACATTGCTGTTTGAAAAAACATTAATTCCTGATGCTAGGGCGGACGTGATGGAGCTGTTAGAGCTTCTAGATGAAATTGTCAATTTGCATGAAGCGATAGGCATTCATATTAAAATTGAGAAACCTGTTTTTGGCGATGATACCCAAGAGGCGATGCAAGAGTTACTAAAGCAAGTGACCAATAGCGTAGATAACATGGTGTTGTGTACTCGTAGTTTTTTTTCCGATTTAGAGCGGGTGAGGGAATACACCAAAAAGACACAATATTTTGAAAGTGAAGCCGATAAGGCTTGTACTGCATTAAAAATGAAAATATTTGATTCAGATTTGAGCCTAGAGCAAAAAATTCAAACAAGATATTTTATTGACCGCATAGATGATATCGCCAACCTAGCAGAAGATACGGTAGACAAAATTTTCATTTATACCCTTAAACGCAGTATTTAA
- a CDS encoding CYTH domain-containing protein, whose amino-acid sequence MAVEIERKFLVKNDSFKTLAHKQTRIIQGYLSSVPERTVRVRTKGDKGFLTIKGIGSESGASRYEWEREISVDDAKALLAICEPGVIDKTRYLVNVEDHTYEVDEFYLDNLGLTVAEVELTAEDEAFAKPEWLGDEVTGDVKYYNSMLMSNPYTKW is encoded by the coding sequence GTGGCTGTTGAAATAGAAAGGAAGTTCCTGGTTAAGAATGACTCATTCAAGACTCTTGCCCATAAACAAACTCGAATTATTCAAGGTTATTTAAGTTCTGTCCCTGAACGTACGGTTCGCGTAAGAACGAAGGGTGATAAAGGATTTTTAACCATTAAAGGTATTGGAAGTGAGTCTGGTGCCAGTCGCTATGAATGGGAGCGCGAAATTTCAGTGGATGATGCAAAGGCATTGTTGGCGATATGTGAACCTGGTGTCATAGATAAAACCCGGTATTTGGTAAACGTAGAAGATCACACTTATGAGGTTGACGAATTTTATTTGGACAACTTAGGTCTTACGGTGGCTGAGGTTGAACTGACGGCAGAAGATGAGGCGTTTGCAAAACCTGAGTGGCTAGGAGATGAAGTAACAGGGGATGTGAAATATTACAACTCCATGCTTATGAGTAATCCCTATACCAAATGGTAA